The Thermosipho japonicus region AAGCGCTTTTAGATTCGATGAAAACATGGTAAAAATAGCAAAAAAGTATGATTGTCCCGTAATACTAATGCACATGAAAGGGACACCAAGGAATATGCAACAAAATCCTTTTTACGAAGACACAATAGGTGAAATAATTACATTCTTAAAAGAAAGAATTGAATTTTCAAAAAAACACGGGGTAGAAAAAATTATAATTGACCCAGGTATTGGTTTTGGAAAAAGACTAATAGATAACCTTTTAATCCTCAAACATATTGATGATTTCAAAAAACTTAGATATCCTGTTCTCGTTGGAGCAAGTAGAAAATCTATGATAGGAATGATCTTGGACCTTCCAGTTGAAGAAAGGCTTGAAGGAACTTTAGCCATAACAGCATATTCAGCAATGAAAAATGTAGATATAATAAGAGTTCATGACGTAAAAGAAAACTATAGAGTAGTAAAAGTAATTGAGGCGATTAAAAATGCGGCTGGATAAATTTTTGTCTAATGCAAAAGTTGGTTCAAGAAAACAAGTTAAAAAACTAATAAAGGAAAAAAGAGTAAAAGTAAATGGAAACGTTGTAACAAAACCTGAGTTTAATGTAGGTGAAAATGATGAGGTATTTGTGGATGATATTGAGGTAATACCTCATCATAATGTTTATATTGTCTTTAATAAACCATCAGGATTTACATCAAGTAAATCTGAATATGAAAGAAACATCTTCGAATTTATAGACCATCCTTACCTTGATGAATTACATATAGTAGGTAGACTTGATAAAGACGTAGAAGGCCTGATCTTAATAACCAACGATGGAAACTTCACCCACAAAGTAATATCACCAAAATCAAATGTGGAAAAAGAATATATTGTAAAAACAGAAGGAGACTTAACCAAAGAAATGATTGAAATTGCAAGAGATGGTATAACACTCAATAATGGTATCAAATTTAAACCTGCAAAAATTACAAAAATCGACGATGAAACCATCTCGTTAGTTATTACAGAAGGAAAATTTCATGAAGTAAAGTTAATTGTTAGTTTCTTAGGTCTTAAATATAAAAAGATAAAAAGGATTAGAATAGGAAACCTCTATCTAAATGACTTTAATCTAGATCTGGGTGAATGGAAAGAAATAGACTATAATACAGCGAAAAAGACTCTCGAACAGTAATTATCTTTGATAAAGTGTAAATTT contains the following coding sequences:
- a CDS encoding pseudouridine synthase codes for the protein MRLDKFLSNAKVGSRKQVKKLIKEKRVKVNGNVVTKPEFNVGENDEVFVDDIEVIPHHNVYIVFNKPSGFTSSKSEYERNIFEFIDHPYLDELHIVGRLDKDVEGLILITNDGNFTHKVISPKSNVEKEYIVKTEGDLTKEMIEIARDGITLNNGIKFKPAKITKIDDETISLVITEGKFHEVKLIVSFLGLKYKKIKRIRIGNLYLNDFNLDLGEWKEIDYNTAKKTLEQ
- the folP gene encoding dihydropteroate synthase, whose product is MKYLLKNGKEINFDHTYIMGIINVTPDSFYPGSRIDRDRLIDTVSQMIKNGAEIIDVGGESTRPGAQEVSLEEELNRVVPAIEIIKNNFEIIVSVDTYKSKVAEESLKLGADIINDISAFRFDENMVKIAKKYDCPVILMHMKGTPRNMQQNPFYEDTIGEIITFLKERIEFSKKHGVEKIIIDPGIGFGKRLIDNLLILKHIDDFKKLRYPVLVGASRKSMIGMILDLPVEERLEGTLAITAYSAMKNVDIIRVHDVKENYRVVKVIEAIKNAAG